A window from Physeter macrocephalus isolate SW-GA chromosome 11, ASM283717v5, whole genome shotgun sequence encodes these proteins:
- the LOC129392520 gene encoding uncharacterized protein codes for MAMLAGFSVTEEPPGLLETVVKTQTFLLWPTPVLARPRGQRSENKGCLSEGRVPLQKGLKVTLDSTRALVFSPCPKQGSPLCVSHLRVVSSPYTYPILQPLGKTQPLPQRALGSSPVGCYVGMGSDALDGNVVLEVPYLHPAAPHPRHSGCTMTPLYSEAMHPGRCRIRQGAASRCKLQQHWGPQTSPCPGSQLRPGKVISEAGTDSWATGGPQPSSGDTQTGLVASWGPSEVRQKRGLQVSSPPSPVSPEDWPLFLPEAGAKVAASVKARPRDSSLELSKREGHRTGKHDLSNSVPSFLNSWFRLCLQGYLMFLTSDGYHFFFFFF; via the coding sequence ATGGCCATGCTTGCTGGCTTCAGTGTGACGGAGGAACCCCCAGGACTCCTAGAAACAGTAGTGAAAACTCAAACCTTTCTTTTGTGGCCGACTCCAGTGCTTGCAAGGCCAAGGGGGCAGAGATCTGAAAACAAAGGTTGCCTGAGTGAAGGGAGAGTTCCCCTCCAAAAAGGCCTAAAAGTGACCCTGGACTCAACCAGGGCGCTGGTGTTCAGCCCATGTCCCAAACAAGGAAGCCCTCTTTGCGTCAGCCATCTTAGGGTTGTCAGCTCCCCATACACCTACCCTATTCTACAGCCATTGGGAAAAACGCAGCCCCTTCCACAAAGGGCCCTGGGGTCCTCTCCTGTTGGGTGCTATGTAGGAATGGGCAGTGATGCCCTTGATGGGAATGTGGTCCTGGAGGTGCCCTACCTACATCCTGCTGCACCCCACCCACGGCACTCGGGGTGCACGATGACCCCCCTTTATTCTGAGGCCATGCATCCGGGCAGGTGCAGGATTCGCCAGGGTGCAGCCTCCAGGTGCAAACTTCAGCAGCACTGGGGTCCCCAGACCTCCCCATGCCCTGGGTCACAGCTCAGACCAGGGAAGGTGATTTCGGAGGCGGGGACAGACAGCTGGGCCACGGGTGGCCCCCAGCCCTCTTCTGGGGACACACAGACAGGGCTGGTGGCTTCCTGGGGTCCAAGTGAAGTGCGGCAGAAGCGGGGTCTCCAAGTCTCCTCCCCCCCCAGCCCAGTGTCTCCAGAAGACTGGCCGCTTTTCTTGCCAGAAGCAGGTGCTAAGGTGGCTGCCAGCGTCAAAGCACGCCCCAGGGACTCGTCCCTAGAGCTCAGCAAACGAGAGGGCCACCGAACAGGGAAGCATGATCTGAGCAATAGTGTCCCCTCATTTCTCAACTCCTGGTTTCGGCTGTGTTTACAAGGCTACCTGATGTTTTTGACTTCTGACggatatcactttttttttttttttttttaa